One Thermomonas paludicola genomic window, AGGCCCAGCAAGCGTTTGCCGGCGGCGCCCCCGGACTCTGCCGAGTCCGTGTCGCGTCGATGCTTCTGCGGCAGATCCGCGATGAACGCGACGTTGTCCACCGCCATCGCCGGCGTGACGAACCGCTCGCGCAGCACATCGTCATTGGCGACGTCGGCCAGCAGCGCGCGCACGCGCTCGGGCTTGCGGAAGGGATGATGCGGCGGCGGCGGCGGGCCGTGCATGCGCAGGTAGCGGGCAACGTCGCCCAGGCGCTCGGCCGGCACGCTGCGCGTGGAGTCCCAGAAGGCATTGAAATTCAGCTCCATGCCGGCCACTGCCGGGCCTGCCAGCAGCAGGTCGCGGTCATGGAAGTTGTAGTCGTCACCCCAGTCGTAATAGTCGTCCTGGTAGTTGCGGCCTCCGGTGATGCCGACTTCACCGTCGATCAGCAGCAGCTTGTTGTGCATGCGCCGATTGAGCTGGCGCCAGCAGCAGGCGGCGGCCACCGCATACATGGGCAGCGACAGGCGCGCGCGATCCAGCACCGGGTTGTACACGCGCAGGTCCAGGTTGGCGTGCAGCGACGACAGCGCCGCCAGCGTCTCCACCTTGCGCAGCGCCGCCAGCTGATCCACCAGGATGCGCACCTTCACGCCGCGAAACGCGGCAGCCTGCAGCTCGTCCAGCACCAGCTGGGCGGCATCGTCTTCATCGAAGATGTAAGTCTGCAGCTCGATGCTGCGCTGTGCGCTGCGGATCAAATGGATGCGCAGCAGCAAGGCATCCGGCGCGTCATCCAGAATCAGGGCGCGGTGGCGCGGCGCGGCGGGCGTGGAATCGGCCAGCGCCTGTCGTGCCATCGCCAGGACCGGTGAAGGCAGGCCGCAGGCATCGGCGCGTCTGCAATCCACCTGCGCGCTGCGCGCGCCGTGCGCGATGTGTTCGGCGACGTCGCGCTGCTGCGGCGACAAGGTGGCGCAGCCGCTGAGCAGCAGGGCGAGCAATCCCGCCAGCCAATGGCCGGGGGCGTGGCGCTTCATCGCTTCACGGCCACCAGAACTGGGACAGGCTCGCTGCGCCGGGTTCGATGGCCGCCGCCTCCGCAAAAGTCAGCACCGCGATCGCTGCCGGCGGCATGCCTCGGTAGTCGCCGGACTGCCCGCTGTGCAGCAGCGCGGCCAGCTGCTCCAGGCCGGGATTGTGGCCGACCAGCAGCAGGCGCCGCGCA contains:
- a CDS encoding phospholipase D family protein, translated to MKRHAPGHWLAGLLALLLSGCATLSPQQRDVAEHIAHGARSAQVDCRRADACGLPSPVLAMARQALADSTPAAPRHRALILDDAPDALLLRIHLIRSAQRSIELQTYIFDEDDAAQLVLDELQAAAFRGVKVRILVDQLAALRKVETLAALSSLHANLDLRVYNPVLDRARLSLPMYAVAAACCWRQLNRRMHNKLLLIDGEVGITGGRNYQDDYYDWGDDYNFHDRDLLLAGPAVAGMELNFNAFWDSTRSVPAERLGDVARYLRMHGPPPPPHHPFRKPERVRALLADVANDDVLRERFVTPAMAVDNVAFIADLPQKHRRDTDSAESGGAAGKRLLGLIEGARQSVLLQTPYLVLSKPAQRLFRSLHHQPQPPRVQVSTNSLAATDAFIAYAMSYKYKRRYLRDFGFEIHEFKPFPADAPFELGATGAGWDDDAASDVDAGGSPAEVPMSLRERRLAKRGLRSEPVSEAGRLSPFASSGGLPVRLKRAGMRLGLHAKSLVVDDRVGVVGTHNFDPRGDTLNTESAVVIEDPAFARALAASIRHDMAPGNAWVIGRRDDSPILAGVEFTLARMSERMPLFDLWPYKYATSYDYVPGPGCPPTDAPQSPFAPEFRRCNQPVGDFPEVDIGLKWLGVRVFTAFGAGLSPIL